The window GTCGCCAGAGTTCAGGAACGTCGGCCCGGTCGACCGCGTCGGCATTCTTGCGAAGGGTGAAAGCGATGCTGACGATGCCGATCTGCAGCAGGATCAGGTCACTTCCCGTCAGTTCCGGGCGCGCGACACCGTGCCGGGTCGCACGGTTCGCGACGGCGTCGACGAGGGGTGCGAGGCGGTCACGTTCCCAGTCGTGCTGCTCGGGGGTGATCCGGCGGCCTGAAAGGATCTGGGCCATCCCGCGGTCCCGCGCCTGGATCGCGAGCGACTGTTCCATGTAGCTGACCAGCCCGTGCCAGGGGTCGGGATCCTCGAGAGCTGCGTGGAGGATCGCTTCGAGCTCTGCCACCTGCTCGCTGAGTATCGCGTCGAACAAGACCTCCTTGTTCGCGAACCGGCGGTAAGCGGTACCCACCCCCACGCCCGCGCGGCGGGCGACATCATGCAACGTCGCGTCGAGCCCCTGTTCGGAGAAAACGTCCCGAGCGGCGGAGAGCAGCCGTTTCCGGTTGTCCTCCGCGTCGCGCCGCAGCGGTGGCGTTTGCGTCATGAGTGAACCCTACCATCAAGTGGACAAGGTGCGTCCATTTACTGTTAACCTAAGCGGACATCTCCTGTCCGATTCCTTGGAGCAGATTGCTGTGACCACTTCACGCACCGCCCCCAGTGCCTTGCCCCCGGCCGGGCCGGTTACCCCCGATAGACCCGCCTGGGGTGCCATCTGGGCAATCGCCGTGGTGATCGCCATGTTGAACGCCTCTGAACTGCTCCCCGCGAGTCTGCTCACCACGATGTCCGCGTCGTTGGATGTGTCCGAGGGGATCATCGGCCAGTCCGTCACCGCGACAGCAATTCTCGCGATCCTGAGCAGTTTGCTCATCGCGCCGCTCACCCGTCGCATCGACCGCCGCCCGCTGCTGCTGTTCCTCGGTGCCGCGTTGGTGATCTCCAACGCCGTCGTCGCGCTCGCTCCCGACGCTACCGTCCTCCTGGCCGCCCGCCTGGTGCTCGGCATCACCGTTGGTGGCGTGTGGGGCCTGGCCGCGTCCCTGACGCTGCGTCTGGTTCCCGCCGCAAGCGTGTCCCGGGCCCTGTCGATCGTGTTCGGTGGCGCCACCGTGGCGACCATCGCGGCAGCCCCGCTGGGCGCGTTCTTCGGCGAGGTCATTGGTTGGCGTGGCGTGTTCCTCGTCGTCGCCGCGCTGTCGGCCCTAGCGGTGCTATGGCAGGCATTCGCCCTACCCAAGATGCCGCCTCGCGAGGGAGCCGGTTCGGATGGCCTCATGGTCGCGCTTCGCCTGCCCTGGTTGGTCCCGGGCCTGCTGGGCGTGATGCTGTTCTGGGGCGGGGCGCAGAGCTTCAACACCTACATCCGCCCGTACCTGGAAACCGTCACGGGCCTGGACGCCGCAGGCGTTTCGGTCGTGCTGTTCCTCTTCGGGATCGCGAGCTTCATCGGCACGATCCTCGCCGCTCCACTTATGCAGTGGAACCTACGATCCGTCTTGCCAGCTGCCGCAGCGGGCCAGGCGATCCTGCTGGCGCTGCTGCTCGCCTTTGGGCAGTCCTGGGTCGCGGCCGCTGTCTTCATCGCCTCCTGGGGCCTATTCGTGGGGCTGGCGGGCGTGGGCTGGTCCACCTGGGTGACCCGCTCATACCCCGAGAACGCCGAGCGAGCGGGTGGTCTCCTGGTCGCCGCGATCCAGGGCTCGATGATGCTCGGCGCCCTTCTCGGCGGCGCCCTCATCGACAACGTTTCCCCCACCGCCCCGCTGACCGCTGGGATCGCGATCCTCGCCGCCGCAGCGATCTACGTCGGCGTCATCATGCGCGTCGCCCGCGACCGCGCGTAACCCTCATCAGCCATACACACGTAGGAGCATGTCACGTTCACCACAACCCGTTCATCGGCCGCCACGCGCTACCAGGGTCACATCCTCGGCACCGCCATCGTGGTGGGAGGGTCGCTGTCCGGCCTCATGAGCGCGCTCACCTTGGCACGCTCGGGCATGGCGGTCACCGTCCTCGAAAGACACTCCCCCGTCCCCGGCACCGGCGGCATCCTCGCAACCGACGAAGGACTCCTGAACAAGCTGACTGGATGGAATGCCCACGCCCCTGACACGGAGGCGACCGCATTGCTCACCGGCGGCTTCCACAGCTGGGGCGTCATCCACGACGCTCTCCGGAGCACCGCCGAGCGCGACGACCGCATCACGATCCATCATCACACCCGCGTCGCGGACGCGGGCCAGGATGAGAACCGCGCGTGGGTGGTCACAGACCAAGGTCAGCATTACGAAGCCGACATCGTCATCGGAGGCGACGGGCACCGCAGTGTCGTCCGACGCGCGGTCGCCCCTCATGCACCTGATGCCGATTTCGCCGGCTATGTCATCTGGATCGGCATGCCCCGCGAAAGCACCCTCCCCGCCCGCCTCCGGGGTGACCGGCGTATCGGTGAGGGCGCCTTCCTCAACAGCCCCAACGGTGTCTTGTTCGGTAACTACATGCCCGACGAGGAGAATCCGGCCGACCCTCAGATCGGATTCGGTTGGTACGACAACACCCACAATCGCTTTCTGCGCGACAACGGCAACGTGCACGGCAGCGTCGTGCACCACTCCGTCAGCCGACATGAGATACCCGACCACATCTGGGCAGAGCTTGCTCACCTCGCGAAGAAGGATTGGCCCTCTCCCTGGTCAGACGTCCTGCTGGCGGCCATTGTGAACCGCCCCGGAGTGTCCGGAGGCTCATACGGTTGACGGCAACAGCGTAGCCAAGACTGGATGTGTGCCGTAGTGGATCTGCTCAACTTCAACGGGCGTGAGGTCGCTGCAGGCGCTGTGCAGTCGCCGGTGGTTGTGCCAGTCGACCCATTCCAGGGTCGCCAGTTCGACGTCGTCCAGATCCTTCCAGGGGGCCTGCGGATGGATGAGTTCTGTCTTGTAGAGCCCAATCTCGCTCTCGGCCAGAGCGTTGTCGTAGGCGTCTCCGACGGTCCCGACTGAGGGCAGGATGTCGTGCTCGGCCAGGCGCTCGGTCATGGCCAGCGCAAGGTACTGAGACCCGGCGTCCGTGTGGTGCCGCAGCCCTGTCAGGTCGTCCACGCCCTGCCGGCCGCGGGTCCACATGGCCATCTCCAGGGCGTCCAGGACGAGCTCAACACGCTTGTTCGTGGATGCCCGCCAGCCCAGGATGCGGCGGGAGAACGCGTCGATCACCAGCGCCACGTAGACGGTCCCTGCCCACGTCGCTACGTACGTAAAGTCCGCTACCCACAACGAATCCGGTCGAGCTGGAGTGAACTGCCGATCGACCAGATCGGCCGGCCTCGGCGCGGCCGGATCGCTGATGGTGGTGCGGGGCTTCTTGCCGCCTCTGCGGGCGCCTTCGATGCTCATGAACCGCATCAGTCGTTCGACGGTGCACCGGGCGACCCGGATGCCTTCACGGTTGAGCTGCAGCCAGACCTTCTTGGCTCCGTAGACCTGGTAGTTCTTGGCCCAGACGCGATGAATCTCGTTGCACATCAGGGCATCACGCCACTCTGCATCGGACAGGTGGCCGTCCATGACGCGGGCGCGGTGCTCGTAGTAGGTGCTCGGGGCGATCGGCGTTCCGTACTCGGCCAGCACGGCGCAGATCGGTTCGACTCCCCAGTTCAGCTCCATCACGGCATCGGCCGGGCCGCCCTCGACGAGGGTGACCCGGCCAACGTGCTCGGCGATGAAACGGACTAGTACTTGCGTGGCCGGTCGAACTCGGCCGCAAAGAAACCCGCTGCTGCCTTGAGGATTTCGTTGGCTCGCTTCAGTTCTGCGTTCTCCCGGCGAAGGCGCTTGACCTCCGGTGACTCATCGACCGAGACCCCCTTCTTCCCGGCCTTCGAGTTCGCCTGGGCGGCCTCGGCCTCGCGGACCCACTTGCGCAGGGTCTCGCCCGAGCCGATGCCCAGCTTGCCGGCGATCGAGTTGATCGCGGCCCACTGCGACGAATACTCCTCGGACGACTCCTGCACCATGCGCACCGCACGTTCGCGAAGCTCGTCCGGATACTGCTTCTTGCGACGTTCCCCCATGGACTCATCCTCTCAAGAGAAGAGCCCTCCGGACATCCCGGGGCGGTTCACCATAGATCAGCGCATCTGTCTGAGCCGGTAGAACCGGCCTCACGAACGGAGAAGGGTCCGCATGCCCCTCGAAGGTCGCCCTGCCCTCTATCTCGTCGCCTGTGGAGGACGGCCCGCCGGATACCTCGAGCCCTTCATCCCCAAAATGCAGAAGGTCGGCTGGCACGTGTGCGTCATCGCGACCCCATCCGCACTGAAGTTCATGAACCGCGACGCGATCGAGGACCTGACCGGCCACAAGGTCCGCTACGACTACAAGCAGCCAGACGAACCCGATCCGCTGCCCCCAGCAGACGCTTTCGTCATCGCACCAGCAACTTTCAACACCATCAACAAGATGGCCTCAGGAGCCAGCGACACCCTGGCCCTCGGGCTGCTCAACGAGGCCATCGGTATGGGACGCCCCATCCTCGCCGTCCCGACCCCCAACATCGAACTCGCCAAGCACCCAGCATTCCGCGCGAGCGTTCAGGCCCTGCGCTCCTGGGGAGTGGGCCTCATGTTCGACCCTCAGAGGTGGCCACTCCCAGTGCCGAACATGGGAGCGCCGGCAGCCGAACTTTTCCCTTGGGCCGACTTGGAAGCTGCGGCAACCGAAATGCTCGACCGCATGGTTAGGACCCAAACCGGCGACAAAGGGTAGAGATTCAGAACTGTTGGTTTACCGACCTCTCCCTCCGGAAGGGTCCGCTGCTACCCCATGCTCCGCTCCCGGAGCAAGCGATTCTTTTCTTTCTAGCGCGATGACCACGAGCATGCCAATTAGCCAACGCTGGAACGTGTTACATCGCTAGCCGGACAGTCCCCTCACCCGGTCCCTCTGGCTACGGCTGCCCCTGGACGAGGCCATCAGCCGAGCTGAGTGGCGCCAGGGCCACCCGTACACCGCCGAGCAGCGCGCGTTCCTGCGGTTCGTTCACGACGCCTACATCGCGCTGGCCGAGACCTGCCCGGACCTGCACATCGTCGATGTCCAAGACCTGAATGCAGCCGACGCCCACGCGGCAGCGCTCAGCGTTCTTGGCTCCGAGCACGCTGCCCGGCGCTGACCCAATGATGGGGGCGAGAGCTGCGGCGCGAGTTCCCCCCAACTAACGGCAGCGGCCGTCCCCGGGCGCTACGGTCTCTGCCGGACACGCCGCCCTCCACGAAATCCGGAGCCGAAGGTTCATGACCGTTCCGCTCGTCGACGTCCCCACCGATCTACTCGCGGACCTTCGTCGCCAACGCCAGGATGCCTCAGGCGCGGACCTGACGTCGTTGGGACTGCGTCCCCTGACCGGAGGGATGCAGAACGACGTCTACCTGTGGACACGGGACCAGGCCGACGACGTGGTGATCAAGCTGTACATGAAGAAGGACCGGCGCCGGCTGGAGCGGGAGTGGTCCGCGCTGAACCTGCTCGCGGACCACGGGCTCGACACGGTCCCGGCCCCGCTGTGGCTGGACACGGCGGACGAGGAACCCGCGATCGGCATGACCCGGCTGCATGGTGAGCCGGTCCTCGACGCCGAGGACCAGCTTGGTGCTGTGCGTGAGCTGGCGTGGACCACGGCCCAGCTTCAGCAGGTCCCGTTGACCGGGCTCCTGGCCGAGCTGCCCCGCATCGACACCGGCGAGCACTACGTGCTGCGCCTGACCCAGGAATGGCCGCG of the Kineosporia corallincola genome contains:
- a CDS encoding MFS transporter, whose protein sequence is MVIAMLNASELLPASLLTTMSASLDVSEGIIGQSVTATAILAILSSLLIAPLTRRIDRRPLLLFLGAALVISNAVVALAPDATVLLAARLVLGITVGGVWGLAASLTLRLVPAASVSRALSIVFGGATVATIAAAPLGAFFGEVIGWRGVFLVVAALSALAVLWQAFALPKMPPREGAGSDGLMVALRLPWLVPGLLGVMLFWGGAQSFNTYIRPYLETVTGLDAAGVSVVLFLFGIASFIGTILAAPLMQWNLRSVLPAAAAGQAILLALLLAFGQSWVAAAVFIASWGLFVGLAGVGWSTWVTRSYPENAERAGGLLVAAIQGSMMLGALLGGALIDNVSPTAPLTAGIAILAAAAIYVGVIMRVARDRA
- a CDS encoding flavoprotein → MPLEGRPALYLVACGGRPAGYLEPFIPKMQKVGWHVCVIATPSALKFMNRDAIEDLTGHKVRYDYKQPDEPDPLPPADAFVIAPATFNTINKMASGASDTLALGLLNEAIGMGRPILAVPTPNIELAKHPAFRASVQALRSWGVGLMFDPQRWPLPVPNMGAPAAELFPWADLEAAATEMLDRMVRTQTGDKG
- a CDS encoding IS3 family transposase (programmed frameshift); translated protein: MGERRKKQYPDELRERAVRMVQESSEEYSSQWAAINSIAGKLGIGSGETLRKWVREAEAAQANSKAGKKGVSVDESPEVKRLRRENAELKRANEILKGSSGFLCGRVRPATQVLVRFIAEHVGRVTLVEGGPADAVMELNWGVEPICAVLAEYGTPIAPSTYYEHRARVMDGHLSDAEWRDALMCNEIHRVWAKNYQVYGAKKVWLQLNREGIRVARCTVERLMRFMSIEGARRGGKKPRTTISDPAAPRPADLVDRQFTPARPDSLWVADFTYVATWAGTVYVALVIDAFSRRILGWRASTNKRVELVLDALEMAMWTRGRQGVDDLTGLRHHTDAGSQYLALAMTERLAEHDILPSVGTVGDAYDNALAESEIGLYKTELIHPQAPWKDLDDVELATLEWVDWHNHRRLHSACSDLTPVEVEQIHYGTHPVLATLLPSTV
- a CDS encoding TetR/AcrR family transcriptional regulator, with protein sequence MTQTPPLRRDAEDNRKRLLSAARDVFSEQGLDATLHDVARRAGVGVGTAYRRFANKEVLFDAILSEQVAELEAILHAALEDPDPWHGLVSYMEQSLAIQARDRGMAQILSGRRITPEQHDWERDRLAPLVDAVANRATRHGVARPELTGSDLILLQIGIVSIAFTLRKNADAVDRADVPELWRRYLAMALDGIRADSGHRALPLESVRGEELHRILSRPDRLR
- a CDS encoding phosphotransferase family protein encodes the protein MTVPLVDVPTDLLADLRRQRQDASGADLTSLGLRPLTGGMQNDVYLWTRDQADDVVIKLYMKKDRRRLEREWSALNLLADHGLDTVPAPLWLDTADEEPAIGMTRLHGEPVLDAEDQLGAVRELAWTTAQLQQVPLTGLLAELPRIDTGEHYVLRLTQEWPRLLASQPGDLFTPAMHQLLAHWRDSPDAELVAADGLGGPRVFSRGDSNLLNWMITDQGRAACVDFEYAGYSSVAFDAADHIEHISARAVPDHIWSALLPDLGITRTNRAQFAASQRICALRWLAVLWKRRDTRREEFAVQLDRVRLLYGSSNPYN